From the Gallaecimonas kandeliae genome, one window contains:
- a CDS encoding M23 family metallopeptidase, whose protein sequence is MLGHNKAFTMTLTLIIDAQGRQRQWRLPLWLLLMSVWTALLLFWSLLPKAEAQVPVADPQARLDTARWQEMQQRLAQAEGQLAGLKVRAELLSRQLGLGPVKPLAGEGELKQLEEVLARLESWQGRHHMTSMAVPLDKSRKASGFGYRLDPITGKPRWHSGLDLAAPKGTEVKASGDGLVTFAGSYAGYGELVEIDHGDGIKSRYGHNSQLLVKRGDKVKKGQVIARVGQSGRATGPHLHFEVLALNQPRDPAHFVYRPGGL, encoded by the coding sequence ATGCTCGGACATAACAAGGCCTTCACCATGACGTTGACCCTCATTATCGACGCCCAAGGGCGGCAACGGCAATGGCGGCTGCCGCTTTGGCTGCTGCTGATGTCGGTATGGACAGCGCTGCTGCTGTTCTGGAGCCTGTTGCCCAAGGCCGAAGCCCAGGTGCCTGTGGCCGACCCCCAGGCAAGGCTGGATACGGCCCGCTGGCAGGAAATGCAGCAGCGCTTGGCCCAGGCCGAAGGGCAGCTGGCCGGCCTCAAGGTCAGGGCCGAGCTGCTGTCACGCCAGCTGGGACTGGGGCCCGTCAAGCCCCTGGCAGGGGAAGGTGAGCTCAAGCAACTCGAGGAAGTGCTGGCCCGCCTTGAAAGCTGGCAGGGGCGTCACCATATGACATCCATGGCAGTTCCCTTGGACAAGAGCCGCAAGGCGTCCGGTTTCGGCTACCGCCTGGACCCCATCACCGGCAAGCCCCGTTGGCACAGCGGCCTGGACCTGGCCGCCCCCAAAGGCACAGAGGTCAAGGCCAGTGGCGACGGCCTGGTGACCTTCGCCGGCAGTTACGCCGGCTACGGCGAGCTGGTGGAGATCGACCACGGCGACGGCATTAAAAGCCGCTATGGCCACAACAGCCAGCTGCTGGTCAAAAGGGGAGACAAGGTCAAAAAAGGTCAGGTTATCGCCAGGGTAGGGCAGAGTGGCAGAGCCACCGGACCCCACCTGCACTTCGAAGTGCTGGCACTGAATCAGCCCAGGGACCCCGCGCATTTTGTGTATCGCCCGGGCGGGCTTTAA
- the nadC gene encoding carboxylating nicotinate-nucleotide diphosphorylase, which produces MPPTRLKVEQMQQDITRQVRDALAEDLGGQLDPALDITAQLVPADERKKARVITREEMVFCGKAWVEETFKTLGDEVVVTFEVADGDWVAAGSTLFTLEGPARALLTGERTALNFVQLLSGTATVTHFYAQKLAGTQTKLLDTRKTIPGLRLAQKYAVTCGGGQNHRIGLFDAFLIKENHIMAAGSIAKAVSKAQLLAPGKPVEVEVESLDELDQALEAGADIVMLDNFSNEDMVKAVTLRNQQRTATKLEVSGNVTDESLAAIAATGVDFISSGALTKHVRAIDLSMRIE; this is translated from the coding sequence ATGCCGCCAACTCGATTAAAGGTAGAACAGATGCAACAAGATATCACCCGGCAGGTCCGGGACGCCCTGGCAGAAGACCTGGGCGGCCAGCTGGATCCAGCCCTGGACATCACGGCCCAACTGGTGCCTGCCGACGAGCGCAAGAAGGCCAGGGTCATCACCCGCGAGGAGATGGTCTTCTGTGGCAAGGCCTGGGTGGAGGAGACTTTCAAGACCCTAGGCGACGAAGTGGTAGTGACATTCGAGGTCGCAGACGGTGACTGGGTTGCCGCCGGCAGCACCCTCTTTACCTTGGAAGGGCCGGCCCGGGCCCTCTTAACGGGAGAGCGCACTGCGCTTAACTTCGTGCAACTGCTTTCCGGCACCGCCACAGTCACCCATTTTTACGCCCAGAAGCTGGCCGGCACCCAGACCAAGCTGCTGGATACCCGCAAGACCATCCCCGGCTTGCGCCTGGCCCAGAAGTACGCCGTCACCTGCGGCGGAGGCCAAAACCATCGCATCGGCCTCTTCGATGCCTTCCTGATCAAGGAAAACCACATCATGGCGGCCGGCTCCATCGCCAAGGCCGTATCCAAGGCCCAGCTGCTGGCCCCAGGCAAGCCGGTGGAAGTGGAAGTGGAGAGCCTGGATGAGCTGGACCAAGCCCTGGAGGCGGGCGCCGACATCGTCATGCTGGATAACTTCAGCAATGAGGACATGGTCAAGGCTGTGACCCTTCGCAACCAGCAACGCACGGCCACCAAGCTGGAAGTATCAGGCAATGTCACTGACGAGTCTTTGGCCGCCATCGCCGCTACTGGCGTTGACTTCATCTCCAGCGGCGCCCTGACCAAGCATGTCAGAGCCATCGACCTGTCGATGCGGATTGAGTAG
- a CDS encoding cytochrome b, whose protein sequence is MLKNTPSQYGSLARALHWLMALLIIAMFALGFTMGIPEKGSALRALIQGSHINLGTLTFALLVLRVLWRSFNPVPVAGLSPLNARLAHWGHLLIYALLALQVLAGLAIVMTRTNPTPLWWGFELPGFGGSWHKALEEAHETLAWTLLAVLLGHVLMAVVHKLQGDASQRGMLGR, encoded by the coding sequence ATGCTCAAGAATACCCCTTCCCAATACGGCTCTTTGGCCAGGGCCCTGCACTGGCTGATGGCGCTGCTGATCATCGCCATGTTCGCCCTGGGCTTCACCATGGGGATACCGGAAAAGGGCAGCGCCTTGCGGGCCCTGATCCAGGGCAGCCATATCAACCTGGGTACCCTGACCTTTGCTTTGCTGGTGCTGCGTGTCCTTTGGCGGAGCTTCAACCCCGTGCCTGTGGCGGGGCTTTCTCCTCTCAATGCCCGCCTGGCCCATTGGGGCCACCTGCTGATCTATGCCTTGCTGGCCCTGCAGGTGCTGGCCGGTCTGGCCATAGTGATGACCCGCACCAACCCCACGCCGCTCTGGTGGGGATTCGAACTGCCAGGCTTTGGCGGTTCCTGGCACAAGGCACTGGAAGAGGCTCACGAGACATTGGCCTGGACCCTGCTGGCGGTGCTGCTGGGCCATGTTCTGATGGCGGTGGTGCACAAGCTGCAAGGTGACGCCTCCCAGCGGGGCATGCTGGGCCGTTAA
- the trxC gene encoding thioredoxin TrxC, whose translation MEILCPSCKRFNRIPDERLGDGPKCGACKAPLLGGTVANLDDGNLRQAVSRHGLPLLLDFWADWCGPCKMMAPVFSQVAKELAGQVSFAKVDTMQAPAASGSFGIRSIPTLILFKDGQELARVSGALQASQLKTWLAQQLR comes from the coding sequence ATGGAAATTCTCTGCCCTTCCTGTAAACGCTTTAACCGCATTCCCGATGAACGTCTGGGGGACGGCCCCAAGTGCGGCGCCTGCAAGGCGCCGCTGCTGGGCGGCACCGTCGCCAACCTTGACGACGGCAACCTGCGCCAGGCCGTCAGCCGCCATGGCCTGCCGCTGCTGCTGGATTTCTGGGCCGACTGGTGTGGCCCCTGCAAGATGATGGCGCCTGTCTTCAGTCAAGTGGCGAAGGAGCTGGCCGGCCAGGTCAGCTTCGCCAAGGTGGATACCATGCAGGCGCCGGCGGCCAGTGGCAGCTTCGGCATCCGCTCCATCCCCACCCTGATCCTCTTCAAGGACGGCCAGGAACTGGCCCGGGTCAGCGGTGCCCTGCAGGCTTCCCAGCTCAAGACCTGGCTGGCACAGCAGCTGCGCTAA
- the secA gene encoding preprotein translocase subunit SecA: MFTQLLTKIIGSRNDRTIKRLGKVVAQINALEPQFEALDDQALRAKTDEFKGRLEKGESLDDILPEAFALVREASKRIFGMRHFDVQMIGGMVLHNGKIAEMRTGEGKTLTATLPAYLNALTGPVHVVTVNDYLAKRDAATNGPLFNFLGLTVGVNVPGMAPMEKKEAYAADILYGTNNEFGFDYLRDNMAFSPAERVQRKLAFAVVDEVDSILIDEARTPLIISGPAEDSSELYRQINAIVPKLQRQAEEDKEGEMGDGDFTIDEKAKQLYLTERGQIHIEDIFKEKGLLAQDDSLFSASSISLLHHVNAALRAHHLFHKDVDYIVADGEIVIVDEHTGRTMPGRRWSEGLHQAMEAKEGVSIQNENQTLASITFQNYFRLYDKLSGMTGTADTEAFEFNHIYGLETVVIPTNKPMIRDDMPDQVYLSAEEKYEAIITDIKTQRDKGRPSLVGTISIESSELLSRYLKKEGIPHQVLNAKFHAMEADIVAQAGQPGAVTIATNMAGRGTDIILGGNWQSEVDKLEEPTEEQVGQIKEQWKARHQAVLDAGGLHIIGTERHESRRIDNQLRGRSGRQGDPGSSRFYLSMEDALMRIFASDRVTNMMKRLGMQHGEAIEHPWVNRAIENAQRKVEGRNFDIRKQLLEYDDVANDQRRVIYEQRNELMDAQSIQETIDAIREDVIDSTISAYIPPQSLAEMWDVAGLEARLRSDFMVALPVQQWLDEDDKLDEDGLRERIQQAVETSYRDKEEAVGPEVIRHFEKAVMLQTLDGLWKEHLAAMDHLRQGIHLRGYAQKNPKQEYKREAFELFTEMLESLKHDVVSILCKVRVQAEEDVEAVEEQRRRAEAVPHQYQHDESHALADAGDQAEVTTVMREGPKIGRNDPCPCGSGKKYKQCHGKLS, encoded by the coding sequence ATGTTCACACAACTGCTCACCAAGATCATCGGTAGTCGCAACGATCGCACTATCAAACGCCTCGGCAAGGTCGTGGCCCAAATCAATGCCCTGGAGCCTCAGTTCGAGGCGCTGGACGACCAGGCGCTCCGTGCCAAGACCGACGAATTCAAGGGGCGCCTTGAGAAGGGTGAGAGCCTGGACGACATTCTGCCGGAAGCCTTCGCCCTGGTGCGTGAAGCCTCCAAGCGGATCTTCGGCATGCGCCACTTCGACGTGCAGATGATCGGCGGCATGGTGCTGCACAACGGCAAGATCGCCGAGATGCGCACCGGTGAAGGTAAGACCCTGACCGCCACCTTGCCGGCCTACCTCAATGCCCTGACTGGCCCCGTGCACGTGGTGACGGTGAACGACTATCTGGCCAAGCGTGACGCCGCCACCAACGGCCCCCTGTTCAACTTCCTGGGCCTGACCGTCGGCGTCAACGTCCCCGGCATGGCGCCCATGGAGAAGAAGGAAGCCTACGCGGCCGACATCCTCTACGGCACCAACAACGAATTCGGCTTCGACTACCTGCGCGACAACATGGCCTTCAGCCCGGCCGAACGGGTGCAGCGCAAGCTGGCCTTCGCGGTGGTGGACGAGGTGGACTCCATCCTCATCGACGAAGCCCGTACCCCGCTGATCATCTCAGGCCCCGCCGAGGACTCTTCCGAGCTCTATCGCCAGATCAACGCCATAGTGCCCAAGCTCCAGCGCCAGGCGGAAGAGGACAAGGAAGGGGAGATGGGCGATGGTGACTTCACCATCGACGAAAAGGCCAAGCAGCTCTACCTGACCGAGCGTGGCCAGATCCATATTGAAGACATCTTCAAGGAGAAGGGCCTGCTGGCACAAGACGACAGCCTGTTCAGCGCCAGCTCCATCAGCCTGCTGCACCACGTCAACGCCGCCCTGCGTGCCCACCACCTCTTCCATAAAGACGTGGACTACATAGTGGCTGACGGCGAGATCGTCATCGTCGACGAGCACACCGGCCGCACCATGCCGGGCCGCCGCTGGTCCGAAGGCCTGCACCAGGCCATGGAAGCCAAGGAAGGGGTCTCCATCCAGAACGAAAACCAGACCCTGGCCTCCATCACCTTCCAGAACTATTTCCGCCTCTACGACAAGCTGTCCGGCATGACAGGTACCGCCGACACCGAGGCCTTCGAGTTCAACCATATCTATGGTCTGGAAACCGTCGTCATCCCCACCAACAAGCCGATGATCCGCGACGACATGCCGGACCAGGTCTACCTCTCCGCCGAGGAAAAGTACGAAGCCATCATCACCGACATCAAGACCCAGCGTGACAAGGGCCGCCCCTCCCTGGTGGGTACCATCTCCATCGAGTCTTCCGAGCTGCTGTCGCGCTATCTGAAGAAAGAGGGCATCCCCCACCAGGTGCTGAACGCCAAGTTCCACGCCATGGAAGCCGACATCGTCGCCCAGGCTGGCCAGCCGGGCGCCGTCACCATCGCCACCAACATGGCCGGCCGTGGTACCGACATCATCCTCGGCGGCAACTGGCAGTCCGAGGTGGACAAGCTGGAAGAGCCTACCGAAGAGCAGGTTGGCCAGATCAAGGAACAGTGGAAGGCCCGCCACCAGGCGGTGCTGGATGCCGGCGGCCTGCATATCATCGGCACCGAGCGCCACGAGTCCCGCCGTATCGACAACCAGCTTCGTGGCCGTTCCGGCCGTCAGGGCGACCCCGGCTCCAGCCGCTTCTACCTGTCCATGGAAGATGCCCTGATGCGCATCTTCGCCTCCGACCGCGTCACCAACATGATGAAGCGCCTCGGCATGCAGCACGGCGAAGCCATAGAGCACCCCTGGGTCAACCGCGCCATCGAAAACGCCCAGCGCAAGGTGGAAGGCCGCAACTTCGACATCCGTAAGCAGCTGCTGGAATACGACGACGTCGCCAACGACCAGCGCCGGGTGATCTACGAACAGCGCAACGAGCTGATGGACGCCCAGAGCATCCAGGAAACCATCGACGCCATCCGCGAAGACGTCATCGACAGCACCATCAGTGCCTATATCCCGCCCCAGTCCCTGGCGGAGATGTGGGACGTGGCTGGCCTCGAGGCCCGCCTGCGCAGCGACTTCATGGTCGCCTTGCCGGTGCAGCAGTGGCTGGACGAGGACGACAAGCTGGACGAAGACGGCCTGCGCGAGCGCATCCAGCAGGCGGTGGAAACCAGCTACCGTGACAAGGAAGAAGCCGTTGGCCCAGAGGTGATCCGCCACTTCGAGAAGGCGGTGATGCTGCAGACCCTGGACGGCCTCTGGAAAGAACACCTGGCCGCCATGGACCACCTGCGCCAGGGTATCCACCTGCGCGGCTATGCCCAGAAGAACCCCAAGCAGGAATACAAGCGCGAAGCCTTCGAGCTCTTCACCGAGATGCTGGAAAGCCTCAAACACGACGTGGTCAGCATCCTCTGCAAGGTACGGGTCCAGGCCGAGGAAGACGTGGAAGCGGTTGAAGAACAGCGCCGCCGCGCCGAAGCCGTGCCTCACCAGTACCAGCACGACGAGAGCCATGCCCTGGCGGACGCCGGCGACCAGGCCGAAGTCACGACCGTGATGCGCGAAGGCCCCAAGATCGGCCGTAACGATCCCTGCCCCTGTGGTTCTGGCAAGAAATACAAGCAGTGCCACGGCAAACTGAGCTAA
- a CDS encoding SulP family inorganic anion transporter: protein MGSSWRQQWFSNPRNDILSGLVVALALIPEAIAFSIIAGVDPKVGLYASFCIAVTTAFAGGRPAMISAATGAMALVMTTLVKDHGLQYLLATTLLTGVFQIVAGMLKLGSLMRFVSRAVVTGFVNALAILIFMAQLPELTHVTWVVYAMTAGGLAIIYLFPYVTKAVPSPLVCILVLTALSIYLGLDIHTVGDMGALPDSLPVFLLPNVPFNLDTLAIIAPYALALAVVGLLESMMTATIVDDFTDTDSDKNRECRGQGMANIVAGFLGGMAGCAMIGQSVINVKSGGRTRLSTLVAGVFLLILVVFLGDWVAKIPMAALVAVMIMVSIGTFSWASIRDLKKNPPSTSIVMLATVAAVVATHNLAIGVLLGVLLSALFFANKVGKVLHVGSRQEGELREYDVVGQVFFASSDAFVRAFDFKEAVAKVRIDVSRAHFWDLTAVGALDKIVLKLRREGAQVEVIGLNEASATLVDRFAVHDKASDVEKLMGH, encoded by the coding sequence ATGGGCTCGAGCTGGCGCCAGCAATGGTTCTCCAACCCCCGTAACGATATTCTCTCCGGCCTGGTGGTGGCCCTGGCGCTGATACCGGAGGCCATCGCCTTCTCCATCATCGCCGGTGTCGACCCCAAGGTGGGCCTCTACGCTTCCTTCTGTATCGCCGTGACCACCGCCTTTGCCGGTGGCCGTCCGGCCATGATCTCCGCTGCCACAGGAGCCATGGCCCTGGTGATGACCACCCTGGTCAAGGACCATGGCCTCCAGTACCTGCTGGCGACCACCTTGCTGACTGGCGTCTTCCAGATAGTGGCCGGCATGCTCAAGCTGGGCTCCTTGATGCGCTTCGTGTCCCGCGCCGTGGTCACAGGTTTCGTCAACGCCCTGGCTATCCTCATCTTCATGGCCCAGCTGCCTGAGCTGACCCATGTGACCTGGGTGGTCTACGCCATGACGGCGGGTGGCCTGGCCATCATCTACCTCTTCCCCTACGTCACCAAGGCGGTGCCGTCGCCCCTGGTCTGTATCCTGGTGCTGACGGCCCTGTCCATCTACCTGGGGCTGGACATCCATACCGTCGGTGACATGGGCGCCCTGCCGGACAGCCTGCCGGTGTTCCTGCTGCCGAACGTGCCTTTCAACCTGGACACCCTGGCCATCATTGCGCCCTACGCCTTGGCCCTGGCTGTGGTGGGACTGCTGGAATCCATGATGACCGCCACCATAGTGGACGATTTCACCGATACCGACAGCGACAAGAACCGCGAATGCCGCGGCCAAGGCATGGCCAACATAGTGGCCGGCTTTTTAGGCGGCATGGCCGGCTGCGCCATGATTGGCCAGTCGGTCATCAACGTGAAGTCCGGCGGCCGTACCCGGCTCTCGACCCTGGTGGCCGGTGTCTTTTTGCTGATCCTGGTGGTCTTCCTCGGTGACTGGGTGGCCAAGATCCCCATGGCCGCCCTGGTGGCCGTCATGATCATGGTGTCTATCGGTACCTTCAGCTGGGCCTCCATCCGCGATCTGAAGAAGAACCCGCCCAGCACCTCCATCGTAATGCTGGCGACGGTAGCTGCCGTAGTGGCCACTCACAACCTGGCCATAGGAGTGCTACTGGGGGTGTTGCTGTCTGCCTTGTTCTTTGCCAACAAGGTCGGCAAGGTGTTGCATGTGGGCAGTCGCCAAGAAGGCGAGCTGCGCGAGTATGACGTAGTAGGGCAGGTGTTCTTCGCCTCCAGCGACGCCTTCGTCAGGGCCTTCGACTTCAAGGAAGCGGTGGCCAAGGTGCGTATCGACGTCAGCCGTGCCCATTTCTGGGATCTGACCGCCGTTGGCGCCTTGGACAAGATAGTGCTGAAGCTGCGCCGTGAAGGCGCCCAGGTGGAAGTGATTGGCCTCAATGAAGCCAGCGCCACCCTGGTGGACAGGTTCGCCGTCCACGACAAGGCGAGCGACGTTGAAAAACTGATGGGGCACTAA
- the pilB gene encoding type IV-A pilus assembly ATPase PilB, with product MSGFLPVAKGTLALLLRRGKITQAKAEELLKENHSGLLPLFDVLKKSELSSEAFAGFLSEQYGLPIFDLSKFDLDTIPSTLLNEQLIQKHSVLPLFKRQNRIFIATADPSNQSALEDFRFNLRLPTEPVLVNADELAKAIDKLLERTGGNMLDVGDVKDSELADLVVDDSEDRDQDLSATGKEDDAPIVIYVNKLLMDAIRKGASDLHFEPYEKSYRVRFRIDGILHEVAAPPVSVANRLAARIKVMSKLDIAERRIPQDGRIKLRLSRKKAIDFRVSTLPTLWGEKIVMRILDSSSAQLGIDMLGYEPDQKKMYLEALAKPQGMILVTGPTGSGKTVSLYTGLNILNTEERNISTAEDPVEINLPGVNQVQIHAKAGMTFASALRAFLRQDPDVIMVGEIRDLETAEISIKAAQTGHLVLSTLHTNSASETLTRLMNMGVPPYNIASSVTLVIAQRLGRRLCPVCKQAEQLPKDELFRQGFSPKQIEEGFTLFRPVGCSECTGGYKGRVGIYETMPMTEAIAKIIMEGGNSLDIAAQAQREGVRNLRQAGLEKARQGVTSLAEVNRITSY from the coding sequence ATGTCCGGATTCTTACCTGTTGCCAAAGGCACCCTTGCCCTGCTGCTTAGGCGAGGCAAGATCACCCAGGCCAAGGCCGAGGAACTGCTTAAGGAAAACCATTCCGGGCTGCTTCCCCTCTTCGACGTCCTCAAGAAATCCGAGCTGAGCAGCGAGGCCTTTGCCGGTTTCCTCTCAGAGCAGTACGGCTTGCCCATCTTCGACTTGAGCAAGTTCGACCTCGACACCATCCCCAGTACGCTTTTGAATGAGCAGCTTATTCAAAAGCATTCTGTGCTGCCGCTCTTCAAGCGCCAAAACCGTATCTTTATCGCTACCGCCGATCCCAGCAACCAGTCGGCCCTGGAAGATTTCCGTTTCAACCTACGTCTGCCAACAGAGCCCGTGTTGGTCAATGCCGACGAACTGGCAAAGGCCATCGACAAGCTCTTGGAGCGGACCGGCGGCAACATGCTGGACGTGGGGGACGTCAAGGACTCCGAGCTGGCGGACCTGGTGGTGGATGACAGCGAGGACAGGGACCAGGACCTCAGCGCCACAGGCAAGGAAGACGATGCCCCTATCGTCATCTATGTCAATAAATTGCTGATGGATGCCATCCGCAAAGGCGCCTCTGACCTTCACTTCGAACCCTACGAGAAGAGCTACCGGGTCCGCTTTCGCATCGACGGTATCTTGCATGAAGTGGCGGCGCCTCCCGTATCCGTTGCCAACCGGCTGGCAGCCCGCATCAAGGTCATGTCCAAGCTCGACATCGCCGAGCGGCGTATTCCACAGGATGGCCGTATCAAACTGCGCCTGAGTCGCAAGAAGGCCATCGATTTCCGCGTCTCGACCCTACCCACCCTCTGGGGTGAGAAGATCGTCATGCGTATCCTCGACTCCAGCTCGGCACAGCTCGGTATCGACATGCTGGGCTACGAGCCGGACCAAAAGAAAATGTACCTCGAGGCCCTTGCCAAGCCCCAGGGCATGATACTGGTGACGGGCCCTACAGGGTCAGGTAAGACGGTCTCCCTTTATACGGGCCTCAATATCCTCAACACCGAGGAACGCAACATCTCCACGGCCGAAGATCCGGTGGAGATCAACCTGCCCGGGGTCAACCAAGTGCAGATCCACGCCAAGGCCGGTATGACCTTCGCCTCTGCCCTACGGGCTTTTTTGCGCCAGGATCCTGACGTCATCATGGTAGGGGAAATAAGGGACCTGGAAACGGCGGAGATCTCCATCAAGGCGGCCCAGACAGGCCACCTGGTGCTCTCGACCCTGCATACCAACTCGGCATCAGAGACCCTGACCCGTTTGATGAACATGGGGGTGCCGCCATACAACATCGCCTCCAGCGTGACCCTGGTCATAGCCCAGCGCCTTGGACGCCGGCTCTGTCCCGTTTGCAAGCAGGCGGAGCAACTACCGAAAGATGAGCTGTTCCGCCAAGGCTTCAGCCCCAAGCAGATCGAAGAAGGCTTTACCCTCTTCCGTCCTGTAGGCTGCAGCGAGTGCACAGGCGGCTACAAGGGAAGGGTGGGTATCTACGAGACCATGCCCATGACCGAAGCCATCGCCAAGATCATCATGGAGGGAGGCAACTCCCTGGACATCGCCGCCCAGGCCCAGCGGGAAGGGGTCAGGAACCTGCGCCAGGCCGGTTTGGAAAAGGCCCGGCAGGGGGTGACTTCCCTGGCCGAGGTTAATCGCATCACCAGCTACTAA
- a CDS encoding universal stress protein yields MTTEVMACIDGARHSDSICQYAAWSAGQLSAPLTLLHVLDHSHGQHGGDFSGAIGLGAQESLIEEMARLDEQRSKLAMEQGKLMLEAAREQLTGQGLADVSVRQRHGELVASLKELEPQTRLWVLGKHGASEEAEGLGVHVERIVRALSQPVLLAPDSFKAPQSVLIAFDGSATTRKLVEVVARSPLFKGLPCHVVMVGDDSEDHQVQLKWALAQLTLEGHQCQGAVIKGEVDKVLHQYRDENALDLLVMGAYGHSRIRQLLLGSTTTTMLRQSQVPVLLLR; encoded by the coding sequence ATGACCACAGAAGTCATGGCCTGCATCGACGGTGCCCGGCACAGCGACAGTATCTGCCAATATGCGGCCTGGTCGGCCGGGCAGTTGTCCGCTCCCCTGACCCTGCTGCACGTACTGGATCACAGCCATGGCCAACACGGCGGCGATTTCAGCGGTGCCATTGGCCTGGGTGCCCAGGAAAGTCTCATCGAAGAAATGGCTAGGCTCGACGAGCAGCGCTCAAAACTGGCCATGGAGCAGGGCAAGCTGATGCTGGAAGCCGCCAGGGAGCAGCTGACAGGCCAAGGGCTGGCAGACGTCTCGGTGCGCCAGCGCCACGGTGAGCTGGTGGCCAGCCTCAAGGAGCTGGAACCCCAGACCCGGCTCTGGGTGCTGGGCAAGCATGGCGCCTCAGAAGAGGCTGAAGGCCTTGGCGTGCATGTCGAACGTATCGTCCGCGCCCTGAGCCAGCCGGTGCTGCTGGCCCCCGATAGCTTCAAGGCGCCCCAGTCGGTGTTGATCGCCTTCGACGGCTCCGCCACCACCCGTAAGCTGGTGGAAGTGGTGGCCCGCAGCCCGCTGTTCAAGGGGTTGCCTTGCCATGTAGTGATGGTCGGTGACGACAGCGAAGACCATCAGGTACAGCTCAAGTGGGCCCTGGCCCAGCTGACCCTCGAAGGGCACCAGTGCCAAGGGGCTGTCATCAAGGGTGAGGTGGACAAGGTGCTGCACCAATACCGGGATGAAAACGCCTTGGACCTGCTGGTGATGGGGGCCTACGGCCACTCGCGTATTCGCCAGCTCCTGCTGGGTTCCACCACCACGACCATGCTGAGGCAAAGCCAGGTGCCGGTGTTGTTGCTGAGATAA
- a CDS encoding pilin, with product MKKQQGFTLIELMIVVAIVGILAAIALPAYKTYTEKAKFSEVVAATGALKTQVEVCVQTGTAIASCSASNTGAADATHVASVDWDAANAMIKAVGTADVGSATYNLKATQTANNSVTWAVDASSTCLTQGLCNQ from the coding sequence ATGAAGAAACAACAAGGCTTTACCTTGATCGAATTGATGATCGTAGTAGCGATCGTCGGTATCCTGGCCGCCATCGCCCTGCCGGCTTACAAAACCTATACGGAAAAGGCTAAATTCTCTGAAGTCGTAGCAGCAACTGGTGCTCTCAAAACCCAGGTTGAAGTATGCGTCCAAACAGGTACAGCAATCGCTTCTTGTTCTGCAAGCAACACTGGAGCTGCAGATGCTACGCATGTGGCTTCAGTCGACTGGGATGCGGCTAACGCCATGATTAAAGCAGTTGGCACTGCAGATGTTGGTAGTGCTACTTACAATCTCAAAGCCACTCAGACCGCAAATAATTCTGTAACATGGGCTGTAGATGCTAGTTCAACCTGCCTTACCCAAGGCCTCTGTAACCAGTAA
- the mutT gene encoding 8-oxo-dGTP diphosphatase MutT, with amino-acid sequence MKKLVHVAVGVIENGRGEVFLTKRLDHQHQGGKWEFPGGKVEEGESLLHALDRELCEEVGINVVAAEPLLLVEHDYGDKAVKLDVWLVRGFVGQPRGLEGQEGRWVAIKDLDSLEFPDANGPILDAVKALN; translated from the coding sequence ATGAAAAAGCTGGTGCATGTGGCCGTCGGTGTCATAGAGAACGGCCGCGGCGAGGTGTTCCTCACCAAACGCCTGGACCACCAACACCAGGGTGGCAAGTGGGAGTTCCCTGGCGGCAAGGTGGAGGAGGGGGAGTCTCTGCTCCACGCCCTGGACAGAGAGTTGTGCGAGGAAGTCGGCATCAACGTGGTGGCGGCCGAACCGCTGCTGCTGGTGGAACACGACTACGGCGACAAGGCCGTCAAGCTGGACGTCTGGCTGGTGCGGGGCTTCGTCGGCCAGCCCAGGGGCCTGGAAGGCCAGGAAGGGCGCTGGGTCGCCATCAAGGATCTGGACAGCCTCGAGTTTCCCGACGCCAATGGCCCTATCCTGGACGCGGTAAAGGCGCTAAATTAA